A region from the Lytechinus variegatus isolate NC3 chromosome 6, Lvar_3.0, whole genome shotgun sequence genome encodes:
- the LOC121417233 gene encoding uncharacterized protein LOC121417233 codes for MTSTNNSRQTLRQTDFLPSRFSGDKLDRDNSTAHFLTFDDYLDAHDIDKADPDQFQTILRTFRRTLQGQARLWIDGLQFNTYSDLKDGFIRRFSPAKSSYSHVTDFKNMTMTNNESADAYLQRLRTTAAYIDYGETQIRHKLLDSLPSDCRATILMTAPDLTSEEIAAKAQLFLDLNHRQTRPTKELSFSAQEEIDQLKEQIHYLNLKTDRDNDKRPKSPTQRPPTPRQRSASRSASRSVSSERRRDISNDRRDDRRNDMQNRRGRSPYRSDGRTNRPPTRRLTCNYCGIPGHIWRECRKRLRDMTTPPPPFPDYNDYYAPAYGSYANNQYYPPHQQQPQYHQPRYQQPQNQPRPQDF; via the coding sequence ATGACTTCAACCAACAACTCCCGACAAACCCTGCGACAGACTGACTTTCTACCATCCCGTTTCTCGGGTGATAAACTTGATAGGGACAACTCGACTGCGCACTTCTTGACTTTCGACGACTATCTAGATGCGCATGACATTGACAAAGCTGACCCCGACCAATTCCAGACAATACTGCGAACGTTTAGACGGACTTTACAAGGGCAGGCGCGACTTTGGATTGACGGACTTCAATTCAATACATATAGCGACCTGAAGGATGGGTTCATAAGACGGTTTAGTCCCGCTAAATCGTCATATAGCCATGTGACCGACTTTAAAAATATGACTATGACAAATAACGAGAGCGCAGACGCGTACTTGCAAAGGTTGAGAACAACAGCAGCCTACATCGACTATGGGGAAACCCAAATTAGGCATAAGTTGTTGGATTCTTTGCCGTCGGACTGCCGCGCGACCATACTTATGACCGCCCCTGACCTGACCTCAGAAGAAATAGCGGCGAAAGCCCAACTTTTTCTAGACCTCAACCATAGACAGACTAGGCCGACCAAGGAGTTATCTTTCTCTGCTCAAGAGGAAATAGATCAATTGAAGGAGCAAATACATTACTTAAACCTCAAGACAGACAGAGACAATGATAAAAGGCCAAAATCCCCCACCCAACGACCCCCAACCCCACGACAACGCAGTGCTAGTCGTAGTGCCAGTCGCAGCGTAAGCAGCGAAAGACGACGTGACATCAGTAACGATAGACGGGACGATCGGCGCAATGACATGCAAAACAGACGCGGTAGGAGCCCATATCGATCGGACGGACGGACAAACCGACCGCCAACACGCAGACTTACATGTAACTACTGTGGCATTCCTGGCCATATCTGGCGAGAATGTCGAAAAAGACTTAGGGACATGACGACCCCACCACCCCCCTTCCCTGACTATAATGACTACTATGCCCCTGCATACGGTAGTTATGCCAACAACCAATACTACCCACCACACCAACAGCAGCCCCAATATCACCAGCCCCGCTACCAACAACCCCAAAATCAACCACGCCCACAGGATTTTTAA